The DNA sequence GTAGGAACCCACTTAACAACTTCAATGATGGTTTTGGTGCTTCGAATGGAGTAGGCTCTTCAGATTCTCATCTTTCAAGATTTTCAACCCCACCAACCAAGCACAAGGAGGATCCAAAGAATGCTTTAAAACCCGCTTATCGGCAGAGTCTTCTGTCGAAAGAGTTTTCAGATATAGAAAGTAACATGAAACAAGACCAATCTAACAGTAATGGCCAATTTCATTTCTCAATATACAAATGGGCAAGTAAAGGGGTGCCAATGGTTATGCCTCTTAGGACAGAGAGAAAAGATAAGCTTAAATTTGAGAGAAGCTCAAGCGCCAAGGAATGGGTGGCCAGTGAGATTACCACACAAAATGATAGTCCTGCATCATACAAAGCCTCCTTGTTATCGAGAAGCACAAGACAAGATGGATCAACCTCTCGTACAACTATTCAAAATGGGGCAGATTCTATTCGAATCACAGAACAAAGAGCTTCTTCCAAAGCTCAATCAGAGACGATGAGCAGCTCTCATACTGTAACTAAAGATGATCCTGGTAGTCCTATCTCATCTACTCATTCTGCGAGTGAGAAAACCTTCTCTGGAAAAAAAGAAGCAGCAAGTGGAAATCAGAAGCTTGAGACCAAAACATTACGTTCACTGTTAAATGAAAGTAATGCAATAGCGAAACAAGGTAAAGCCATATTCACCATCCACTTCTGTCTGTGTGTATGTATACTACTTTATGACTCCATTATAATGTTCTCAATTTCATATATCAGATTATAACGAGATCACTCGAAGGGAGAGACAAGATGAAAGTAAGATGAAAAGCACAAAAGAGTTGTCTAATTTTGATAACGTGAATCCAAATAAACGAGAAGAAACGACTGTTTCTGTGAAAGCTGTAGAGCATAGCAAAGCATCCCCTGGTTCCTTGAACTTTGGTGAGAATATGGGGAAAGACCGCATTAAAGGAAAGGTCAAAGAATTTGTCCGAATATTCAATCAAGAAGCTGCAACAAAACCCAGAGTTGAACCCAAATCTGAGGGTTCTTTATACAAGCAAAGAGATGCTTTCAGGACAAAGAACGGAGTAAGTGTCGGCAGTAAGAACTAATGAATAAGATGGATAGAAAAGAAAAATTCATATTATAAGAAGCTGTCAATAGTTATGACTATTCTTCAGTGTCAAGTTCATGTTATCCTAGCTTTACAACAATTAAGATGCTTACGGTTGCTCAATCTTATTTAGGCGGACGAGTATTCCGAACAGTCCAAGAAAGAAAGTTCCAGGGT is a window from the Arachis hypogaea cultivar Tifrunner chromosome 17, arahy.Tifrunner.gnm2.J5K5, whole genome shotgun sequence genome containing:
- the LOC112766502 gene encoding J domain-containing protein required for chloroplast accumulation response 1 isoform X1, with product MERFYSSSYSSQQGESGFYTSPSTPSRNSDVDFNDVFGGPPRRSSINSEIRHSLSYSRLQDLSQEGEGEEGEAPSSCAWRPERERPVFGGEDFVNRRRYSNKNSDFYDDIFRGDESPIRNRDQSQSPFPSRVLSPSLADPLSSSLPSNFSLPAKLSKGMDLPTFGYSTRSRNPLNNFNDGFGASNGVGSSDSHLSRFSTPPTKHKEDPKNALKPAYRQSLLSKEFSDIESNMKQDQSNSNGQFHFSIYKWASKGVPMVMPLRTERKDKLKFERSSSAKEWVASEITTQNDSPASYKASLLSRSTRQDGSTSRTTIQNGADSIRITEQRASSKAQSETMSSSHTVTKDDPGSPISSTHSASEKTFSGKKEAASGNQKLETKTLRSLLNESNAIAKQDYNEITRRERQDESKMKSTKELSNFDNVNPNKREETTVSVKAVEHSKASPGSLNFGENMGKDRIKGKVKEFVRIFNQEAATKPRVEPKSEGSLYKQRDAFRTKNGADEYSEQSKKESSRVESSNGSSNNLSQQDDISASATPDISFTVIGDKDGSFHGNFTIQVLAEDENDDLKSQDNQAIQVIDKKIQQWSKGKEANIRSLLSTLQLVLWPECGWKPVPLVDIIEGNAVKRAYQRALLCLHPDKLQQKGAASHQKYIAEKVFDILQEAWTQFNMLGAL
- the LOC112766502 gene encoding J domain-containing protein required for chloroplast accumulation response 1 isoform X2, which produces MDLPTFGYSTRSRNPLNNFNDGFGASNGVGSSDSHLSRFSTPPTKHKEDPKNALKPAYRQSLLSKEFSDIESNMKQDQSNSNGQFHFSIYKWASKGVPMVMPLRTERKDKLKFERSSSAKEWVASEITTQNDSPASYKASLLSRSTRQDGSTSRTTIQNGADSIRITEQRASSKAQSETMSSSHTVTKDDPGSPISSTHSASEKTFSGKKEAASGNQKLETKTLRSLLNESNAIAKQDYNEITRRERQDESKMKSTKELSNFDNVNPNKREETTVSVKAVEHSKASPGSLNFGENMGKDRIKGKVKEFVRIFNQEAATKPRVEPKSEGSLYKQRDAFRTKNGADEYSEQSKKESSRVESSNGSSNNLSQQDDISASATPDISFTVIGDKDGSFHGNFTIQVLAEDENDDLKSQDNQAIQVIDKKIQQWSKGKEANIRSLLSTLQLVLWPECGWKPVPLVDIIEGNAVKRAYQRALLCLHPDKLQQKGAASHQKYIAEKVFDILQEAWTQFNMLGAL